A genome region from Primulina eburnea isolate SZY01 chromosome 9, ASM2296580v1, whole genome shotgun sequence includes the following:
- the LOC140841390 gene encoding phytochrome A-associated F-box protein: protein MSDNGFSNLSDDVILNILHKLEEDPRNWARIACVSGKFSSLIRTVCCRAKCSKTIPAVVSDLFPVPAEEPPGGWASLYKLSVCCPGLLQSGVLLENSDFGLERELGPDEQFRSKVRSERIPYASSSGGSDEPNVSGSDCAWSLYDDLFLDTVYNDSECKERAEIGEEQAEGRVLKNVKSAVDFGVSKRRKICRPLRSHLASGVWNLSREQGNKLLASRFKGDCLYICDWPGCVHVEEKRNYMLFRGIFKNFKQSRVWRTINDGNRMKIDVNCAFCSSKQTWDLHSSFCLRRYFGYHDDGEPVVRAYVCENGHVSGAWTDWPLYT, encoded by the coding sequence ATGTCTGACAACGGTTTCTCCAATCTTTCGGACGATGTGATTCTGAATATCCTCCACAAGCTCGAGGAGGACCCTCGAAACTGGGCTCGCATCGCCTGCGTCTCCGGCAAGTTCTCCTCCTTGATCCGAACCGTTTGTTGCAGGGCCAAATGCTCCAAAACGATCCCGGCCGTTGTTTCCGATCTCTTTCCCGTACCCGCTGAGGAGCCGCCTGGAGGGTGGGCCTCACTCTACAAGCTTTCTGTCTGTTGCCCGGGCCTTCTTCAATCCGGTGTTCTCCTCGAGAATTCGGATTTCGGGCTCGAACGTGAGCTCGGCCCGGATGAGCAGTTTCGGTCCAAGGTTCGATCTGAAAGGATTCCTTATGCTTCTTCGAGTGGCGGTAGTGATGAACCGAATGTTTCTGGGTCTGATTGTGCCTGGTCTTTGTACGATGATTTGTTTCTGGACACGGTTTACAATGATTCTGAGTGCAAAGAACGGGCTGAAATCGGGGAAGAGCAGGCGGAGGGCAGGGTCCTTAAGAATGTGAAGTCTGCGGTTGATTTCGGTGTTAGCAAAAGGAGGAAAATCTGTAGGCCTCTTAGGTCCCATCTGGCTTCTGGGGTCTGGAATCTGAGCCGCGAGCAAGGGAATAAATTGCTGGCCAGTAGATTCAAGGGGGATTGCCTGTATATCTGCGATTGGCCCGGTTGCGTCCACGTGGAGGAGAAACGGAATTATATGCTGTTCAGGGGGATATTCAAGAATTTCAAGCAATCGAGGGTTTGGAGGACGATCAATGATGGGAACAGGATGAAGATTGATGTGAATTGCGCGTTTTGTAGCTCTAAACAGACTTGGGATTTGCATTCATCCTTCTGTTTGAGGAGGTACTTCGGTTACCATGATGATGGGGAGCCAGTGGTTCGGGCCTATGTGTGCGAAAATGGACATGTCTCCGGGGCTTGGACAGACTGGCCTTTGTATACTTGA
- the LOC140841391 gene encoding serine/arginine-rich splicing factor SR30 isoform X3, translated as MSRSGRSDRTLYVGNLPGDIREREVEDLFHKYGSVVHIELKVPPRPPGYAFVEFEDVRDAEDAIRGRDGYDFDGHRLRVELAHGGRGNSSTDRHSSHSSSRGPRGGVSRRSDYRVLISGLPHSASWQDLKDHMRRAGDVCFSQVFNEGSGKTGIADYTNYDDMKYAIKKLDDTEFRNAFSRARIHVKEYDSTRSRSRSRSPSYSKGKSNGRGRSASLSNSRSKSKSPKRKASHRSRSRSKSVSSRSRSGSKANSVSRSPSRSRSPKPSHQKHASKSPKGRTPSRSRSRSPNQSRSRSHSSR; from the exons ATGAGTCGCTCCGGTAGAAGTGATCGAACTCTCTATGTTGGTAACCTTCCTGGTGACATCCGCGAGCGAGAAGTGGAAGATTTATTTCACAAG TATGGATCTGTTGTGCATATCGAATTGAAGGTTCCTCCAAGGCCTCCTGGCTATGCCTTTGTTGAG TTCGAAGATGTTCGTGATGCTGAAGATGCCATTCGAGGACGTGATGGCTATGATTTTGATGGACATCGCCTACGG GTTGAACTTGCGCATGGTGGCCGCGGGAACTCATCAACAGATCGTCATAGTAGCCATAGCAGTAGTAGGGGTCCTCGTGGTGGAGTTTCCAGGCGCTCTGACTACAGAG TTTTGATCTCTGGACTGCCTCATTCTGCATCATGGCAAGACCTCAAA GATCACATGCGTCGAGCTGGTGATGTTTGCTTTTCCCAAGTTTTCAATGAGGGAAGCG GAAAAACGGGGATAGCAGACTACACAAATTACGATGACATGAAATATGCC ATCAAGAAACTCGATGACACTGAATTTCGGAATGCCTTTTCTAGGGCTAGAATTCAT GTAAAGGAATATGATTCAACTCGTTCCAGAAGCCGCAGCCGCAGCCCTTCTTACTCGAAAGGAAAGAGCAACGGTCGCGGCCGGAGTGCTAGTCTGAGCAACAGCAGGAGTAAAAG CAAGTCACCAAAAAGAAAAGCATCACACCGCTCAAGAAGCCGTTCAAAGTCTGTCTCATCTCGATCTCGTTCTGGGTCGAAAGCAAACTCTGTGTCAAG ATCTCCATCAAGATCCAGATCTCCAAAACCATCT CACCAGAAACATGCAAGTAAGAGTCCAAAAGGACGCACTCCAAGCCGAAGCCGAAGCAGGAGCCCCAACCAGAGTCGTAGCAGGAGTCATTCTAG CAGGTGA
- the LOC140841391 gene encoding serine/arginine-rich splicing factor SR30 isoform X6 — MSRSGRSDRTLYVGNLPGDIREREVEDLFHKYGSVVHIELKVPPRPPGYAFVEFEDVRDAEDAIRGRDGYDFDGHRLRVELAHGGRGNSSTDRHSSHSSSRGPRGGVSRRSDYRVLISGLPHSASWQDLKDHMRRAGDVCFSQVFNEGSGKTGIADYTNYDDMKYAIKKLDDTEFRNAFSRARIHVKEYDSTRSRSRSRSPSYSKGKSNGRGRSASLSNSRSKSKSPKRKASHRSRSRSKSVSSRSRSGSKANSVSRSPSRSRSPKPSKHASKSPKGRTPSRSRSRSPNQSRSRSHSR, encoded by the exons ATGAGTCGCTCCGGTAGAAGTGATCGAACTCTCTATGTTGGTAACCTTCCTGGTGACATCCGCGAGCGAGAAGTGGAAGATTTATTTCACAAG TATGGATCTGTTGTGCATATCGAATTGAAGGTTCCTCCAAGGCCTCCTGGCTATGCCTTTGTTGAG TTCGAAGATGTTCGTGATGCTGAAGATGCCATTCGAGGACGTGATGGCTATGATTTTGATGGACATCGCCTACGG GTTGAACTTGCGCATGGTGGCCGCGGGAACTCATCAACAGATCGTCATAGTAGCCATAGCAGTAGTAGGGGTCCTCGTGGTGGAGTTTCCAGGCGCTCTGACTACAGAG TTTTGATCTCTGGACTGCCTCATTCTGCATCATGGCAAGACCTCAAA GATCACATGCGTCGAGCTGGTGATGTTTGCTTTTCCCAAGTTTTCAATGAGGGAAGCG GAAAAACGGGGATAGCAGACTACACAAATTACGATGACATGAAATATGCC ATCAAGAAACTCGATGACACTGAATTTCGGAATGCCTTTTCTAGGGCTAGAATTCAT GTAAAGGAATATGATTCAACTCGTTCCAGAAGCCGCAGCCGCAGCCCTTCTTACTCGAAAGGAAAGAGCAACGGTCGCGGCCGGAGTGCTAGTCTGAGCAACAGCAGGAGTAAAAG CAAGTCACCAAAAAGAAAAGCATCACACCGCTCAAGAAGCCGTTCAAAGTCTGTCTCATCTCGATCTCGTTCTGGGTCGAAAGCAAACTCTGTGTCAAG ATCTCCATCAAGATCCAGATCTCCAAAACCATCT AAACATGCAAGTAAGAGTCCAAAAGGACGCACTCCAAGCCGAAGCCGAAGCAGGAGCCCCAACCAGAGTCGTAGCAGGAGTCATTCTAG GTGA
- the LOC140841391 gene encoding serine/arginine-rich splicing factor SR30 isoform X4: MSRSGRSDRTLYVGNLPGDIREREVEDLFHKYGSVVHIELKVPPRPPGYAFVEFEDVRDAEDAIRGRDGYDFDGHRLRVELAHGGRGNSSTDRHSSHSSSRGPRGGVSRRSDYRVLISGLPHSASWQDLKDHMRRAGDVCFSQVFNEGSGKTGIADYTNYDDMKYAIKKLDDTEFRNAFSRARIHVKEYDSTRSRSRSRSPSYSKGKSNGRGRSASLSNSRSKSKSPKRKASHRSRSRSKSVSSRSRSGSKANSVSRSPSRSRSPKPSHQKHASKSPKGRTPSRSRSRSPNQSRSRSHSR; the protein is encoded by the exons ATGAGTCGCTCCGGTAGAAGTGATCGAACTCTCTATGTTGGTAACCTTCCTGGTGACATCCGCGAGCGAGAAGTGGAAGATTTATTTCACAAG TATGGATCTGTTGTGCATATCGAATTGAAGGTTCCTCCAAGGCCTCCTGGCTATGCCTTTGTTGAG TTCGAAGATGTTCGTGATGCTGAAGATGCCATTCGAGGACGTGATGGCTATGATTTTGATGGACATCGCCTACGG GTTGAACTTGCGCATGGTGGCCGCGGGAACTCATCAACAGATCGTCATAGTAGCCATAGCAGTAGTAGGGGTCCTCGTGGTGGAGTTTCCAGGCGCTCTGACTACAGAG TTTTGATCTCTGGACTGCCTCATTCTGCATCATGGCAAGACCTCAAA GATCACATGCGTCGAGCTGGTGATGTTTGCTTTTCCCAAGTTTTCAATGAGGGAAGCG GAAAAACGGGGATAGCAGACTACACAAATTACGATGACATGAAATATGCC ATCAAGAAACTCGATGACACTGAATTTCGGAATGCCTTTTCTAGGGCTAGAATTCAT GTAAAGGAATATGATTCAACTCGTTCCAGAAGCCGCAGCCGCAGCCCTTCTTACTCGAAAGGAAAGAGCAACGGTCGCGGCCGGAGTGCTAGTCTGAGCAACAGCAGGAGTAAAAG CAAGTCACCAAAAAGAAAAGCATCACACCGCTCAAGAAGCCGTTCAAAGTCTGTCTCATCTCGATCTCGTTCTGGGTCGAAAGCAAACTCTGTGTCAAG ATCTCCATCAAGATCCAGATCTCCAAAACCATCT CACCAGAAACATGCAAGTAAGAGTCCAAAAGGACGCACTCCAAGCCGAAGCCGAAGCAGGAGCCCCAACCAGAGTCGTAGCAGGAGTCATTCTAG GTGA
- the LOC140841391 gene encoding serine/arginine-rich-splicing factor SR34 isoform X7 has product MSRSGRSDRTLYVGNLPGDIREREVEDLFHKYGSVVHIELKVPPRPPGYAFVEFEDVRDAEDAIRGRDGYDFDGHRLRVELAHGGRGNSSTDRHSSHSSSRGPRGGVSRRSDYRVLISGLPHSASWQDLKDHMRRAGDVCFSQVFNEGSGKTGIADYTNYDDMKYAIKKLDDTEFRNAFSRARIHVKEYDSTRSRSRSRSPSYSKGKSNGRGRSASLSNSRSKSKSPKRKASHRSRSRSKSVSSRSRSGSKANSVSRYGYLRYVGIAY; this is encoded by the exons ATGAGTCGCTCCGGTAGAAGTGATCGAACTCTCTATGTTGGTAACCTTCCTGGTGACATCCGCGAGCGAGAAGTGGAAGATTTATTTCACAAG TATGGATCTGTTGTGCATATCGAATTGAAGGTTCCTCCAAGGCCTCCTGGCTATGCCTTTGTTGAG TTCGAAGATGTTCGTGATGCTGAAGATGCCATTCGAGGACGTGATGGCTATGATTTTGATGGACATCGCCTACGG GTTGAACTTGCGCATGGTGGCCGCGGGAACTCATCAACAGATCGTCATAGTAGCCATAGCAGTAGTAGGGGTCCTCGTGGTGGAGTTTCCAGGCGCTCTGACTACAGAG TTTTGATCTCTGGACTGCCTCATTCTGCATCATGGCAAGACCTCAAA GATCACATGCGTCGAGCTGGTGATGTTTGCTTTTCCCAAGTTTTCAATGAGGGAAGCG GAAAAACGGGGATAGCAGACTACACAAATTACGATGACATGAAATATGCC ATCAAGAAACTCGATGACACTGAATTTCGGAATGCCTTTTCTAGGGCTAGAATTCAT GTAAAGGAATATGATTCAACTCGTTCCAGAAGCCGCAGCCGCAGCCCTTCTTACTCGAAAGGAAAGAGCAACGGTCGCGGCCGGAGTGCTAGTCTGAGCAACAGCAGGAGTAAAAG CAAGTCACCAAAAAGAAAAGCATCACACCGCTCAAGAAGCCGTTCAAAGTCTGTCTCATCTCGATCTCGTTCTGGGTCGAAAGCAAACTCTGTGTCAAG atATGGATATTTGCGCTATGTGGGGATTGCATATTAG
- the LOC140841391 gene encoding serine/arginine-rich splicing factor SR30 isoform X5, with the protein MSRSGRSDRTLYVGNLPGDIREREVEDLFHKYGSVVHIELKVPPRPPGYAFVEFEDVRDAEDAIRGRDGYDFDGHRLRVELAHGGRGNSSTDRHSSHSSSRGPRGGVSRRSDYRVLISGLPHSASWQDLKDHMRRAGDVCFSQVFNEGSGKTGIADYTNYDDMKYAIKKLDDTEFRNAFSRARIHVKEYDSTRSRSRSRSPSYSKGKSNGRGRSASLSNSRSKSKSPKRKASHRSRSRSKSVSSRSRSGSKANSVSRSPSRSRSPKPSKHASKSPKGRTPSRSRSRSPNQSRSRSHSSR; encoded by the exons ATGAGTCGCTCCGGTAGAAGTGATCGAACTCTCTATGTTGGTAACCTTCCTGGTGACATCCGCGAGCGAGAAGTGGAAGATTTATTTCACAAG TATGGATCTGTTGTGCATATCGAATTGAAGGTTCCTCCAAGGCCTCCTGGCTATGCCTTTGTTGAG TTCGAAGATGTTCGTGATGCTGAAGATGCCATTCGAGGACGTGATGGCTATGATTTTGATGGACATCGCCTACGG GTTGAACTTGCGCATGGTGGCCGCGGGAACTCATCAACAGATCGTCATAGTAGCCATAGCAGTAGTAGGGGTCCTCGTGGTGGAGTTTCCAGGCGCTCTGACTACAGAG TTTTGATCTCTGGACTGCCTCATTCTGCATCATGGCAAGACCTCAAA GATCACATGCGTCGAGCTGGTGATGTTTGCTTTTCCCAAGTTTTCAATGAGGGAAGCG GAAAAACGGGGATAGCAGACTACACAAATTACGATGACATGAAATATGCC ATCAAGAAACTCGATGACACTGAATTTCGGAATGCCTTTTCTAGGGCTAGAATTCAT GTAAAGGAATATGATTCAACTCGTTCCAGAAGCCGCAGCCGCAGCCCTTCTTACTCGAAAGGAAAGAGCAACGGTCGCGGCCGGAGTGCTAGTCTGAGCAACAGCAGGAGTAAAAG CAAGTCACCAAAAAGAAAAGCATCACACCGCTCAAGAAGCCGTTCAAAGTCTGTCTCATCTCGATCTCGTTCTGGGTCGAAAGCAAACTCTGTGTCAAG ATCTCCATCAAGATCCAGATCTCCAAAACCATCT AAACATGCAAGTAAGAGTCCAAAAGGACGCACTCCAAGCCGAAGCCGAAGCAGGAGCCCCAACCAGAGTCGTAGCAGGAGTCATTCTAG CAGGTGA
- the LOC140841391 gene encoding serine/arginine-rich splicing factor SR30 isoform X2: MSRSGRSDRTLYVGNLPGDIREREVEDLFHKYGSVVHIELKVPPRPPGYAFVEFEDVRDAEDAIRGRDGYDFDGHRLRVELAHGGRGNSSTDRHSSHSSSRGPRGGVSRRSDYRVLISGLPHSASWQDLKDHMRRAGDVCFSQVFNEGSGKTGIADYTNYDDMKYAIKKLDDTEFRNAFSRARIHVKEYDSTRSRSRSRSPSYSKGKSNGRGRSASLSNSRSKSKSPKRKASHRSRSRSKSVSSRSRSGSKANSVSRSPSRSRSPKPSFQHQKHASKSPKGRTPSRSRSRSPNQSRSRSHSR; encoded by the exons ATGAGTCGCTCCGGTAGAAGTGATCGAACTCTCTATGTTGGTAACCTTCCTGGTGACATCCGCGAGCGAGAAGTGGAAGATTTATTTCACAAG TATGGATCTGTTGTGCATATCGAATTGAAGGTTCCTCCAAGGCCTCCTGGCTATGCCTTTGTTGAG TTCGAAGATGTTCGTGATGCTGAAGATGCCATTCGAGGACGTGATGGCTATGATTTTGATGGACATCGCCTACGG GTTGAACTTGCGCATGGTGGCCGCGGGAACTCATCAACAGATCGTCATAGTAGCCATAGCAGTAGTAGGGGTCCTCGTGGTGGAGTTTCCAGGCGCTCTGACTACAGAG TTTTGATCTCTGGACTGCCTCATTCTGCATCATGGCAAGACCTCAAA GATCACATGCGTCGAGCTGGTGATGTTTGCTTTTCCCAAGTTTTCAATGAGGGAAGCG GAAAAACGGGGATAGCAGACTACACAAATTACGATGACATGAAATATGCC ATCAAGAAACTCGATGACACTGAATTTCGGAATGCCTTTTCTAGGGCTAGAATTCAT GTAAAGGAATATGATTCAACTCGTTCCAGAAGCCGCAGCCGCAGCCCTTCTTACTCGAAAGGAAAGAGCAACGGTCGCGGCCGGAGTGCTAGTCTGAGCAACAGCAGGAGTAAAAG CAAGTCACCAAAAAGAAAAGCATCACACCGCTCAAGAAGCCGTTCAAAGTCTGTCTCATCTCGATCTCGTTCTGGGTCGAAAGCAAACTCTGTGTCAAG ATCTCCATCAAGATCCAGATCTCCAAAACCATCT TTTCAGCACCAGAAACATGCAAGTAAGAGTCCAAAAGGACGCACTCCAAGCCGAAGCCGAAGCAGGAGCCCCAACCAGAGTCGTAGCAGGAGTCATTCTAG GTGA
- the LOC140841391 gene encoding serine/arginine-rich splicing factor SR30 isoform X1, translated as MSRSGRSDRTLYVGNLPGDIREREVEDLFHKYGSVVHIELKVPPRPPGYAFVEFEDVRDAEDAIRGRDGYDFDGHRLRVELAHGGRGNSSTDRHSSHSSSRGPRGGVSRRSDYRVLISGLPHSASWQDLKDHMRRAGDVCFSQVFNEGSGKTGIADYTNYDDMKYAIKKLDDTEFRNAFSRARIHVKEYDSTRSRSRSRSPSYSKGKSNGRGRSASLSNSRSKSKSPKRKASHRSRSRSKSVSSRSRSGSKANSVSRSPSRSRSPKPSFQHQKHASKSPKGRTPSRSRSRSPNQSRSRSHSSR; from the exons ATGAGTCGCTCCGGTAGAAGTGATCGAACTCTCTATGTTGGTAACCTTCCTGGTGACATCCGCGAGCGAGAAGTGGAAGATTTATTTCACAAG TATGGATCTGTTGTGCATATCGAATTGAAGGTTCCTCCAAGGCCTCCTGGCTATGCCTTTGTTGAG TTCGAAGATGTTCGTGATGCTGAAGATGCCATTCGAGGACGTGATGGCTATGATTTTGATGGACATCGCCTACGG GTTGAACTTGCGCATGGTGGCCGCGGGAACTCATCAACAGATCGTCATAGTAGCCATAGCAGTAGTAGGGGTCCTCGTGGTGGAGTTTCCAGGCGCTCTGACTACAGAG TTTTGATCTCTGGACTGCCTCATTCTGCATCATGGCAAGACCTCAAA GATCACATGCGTCGAGCTGGTGATGTTTGCTTTTCCCAAGTTTTCAATGAGGGAAGCG GAAAAACGGGGATAGCAGACTACACAAATTACGATGACATGAAATATGCC ATCAAGAAACTCGATGACACTGAATTTCGGAATGCCTTTTCTAGGGCTAGAATTCAT GTAAAGGAATATGATTCAACTCGTTCCAGAAGCCGCAGCCGCAGCCCTTCTTACTCGAAAGGAAAGAGCAACGGTCGCGGCCGGAGTGCTAGTCTGAGCAACAGCAGGAGTAAAAG CAAGTCACCAAAAAGAAAAGCATCACACCGCTCAAGAAGCCGTTCAAAGTCTGTCTCATCTCGATCTCGTTCTGGGTCGAAAGCAAACTCTGTGTCAAG ATCTCCATCAAGATCCAGATCTCCAAAACCATCT TTTCAGCACCAGAAACATGCAAGTAAGAGTCCAAAAGGACGCACTCCAAGCCGAAGCCGAAGCAGGAGCCCCAACCAGAGTCGTAGCAGGAGTCATTCTAG CAGGTGA